A part of Vigna radiata var. radiata cultivar VC1973A chromosome 11, Vradiata_ver6, whole genome shotgun sequence genomic DNA contains:
- the LOC106777625 gene encoding protein EARLY-RESPONSIVE TO DEHYDRATION 7, chloroplastic: MAYQNPNQRNSLYPQVIDSNPDAPSPLHNTNPSSSSQTTLYPSIDYNDLVQNLFPEDASAAGSPSAPLEATEEVLLRIPGAILNLVDKDYSVELACGDFSVIRLRQGDNAVAVYARVAEEIQWPLAKDATAVKVDDSHYFFSFRVPKGSDPGEEEEDVLSYGLTIASKGQKELLKELDAVLESCSCFSVQSVSENAKKKGEALDGSVAKEVSPKDLKSGKKKEMMEERCAAYWTTLAPNVEDYSGTAARMIAAGSGHVVKGILWCGDVTMDRLEWGNKVMKKKITPGSNAEVSPQTLKRIKRVKRVTKMTEKVANGFLSGVVKVSGFFTGSVVNSKAGKKFFSFLPGEVLLASLDGFSKVCDAVEVAGKNVMSTSSTVTTELVNHRYGEQAAEATSEGFTAAGHALGTAWAAFKIRKAINPKSVLKPTTIAKAGAKAAASEFKAKSSK, translated from the exons ATGGCTTATCAAAACCCTAATCAAAGAAATTCTCTCTATCCTCAGGTAATCGATTCTAACCCCGATGCTCCCTCGCCTCTCCACAATACCAATCCCTCATCCTCTTCGCAAACCACACTTTACCCCTCCATTGACTACAACGACCTCGTTCAAAATCTCTTTCCCGAGGATGCCTCCGCTGCTGGCTCCCCCTCCGCGCCGCTTGAGGCCACCGAGGAGGTCCTCCTCCGCATCCCCGGCGCGATCCTCAACCTCGTCGATAAGGACTACAGCGTCGAGCTTGCGTGCGGTGACTTTTCCGTCATCCGCCTCCGGCAGGGAGATAACGCCGTCGCCGTGTACGCGCGCGTCGCCGAAGAGATCCAATGGCCACTGGCGAAGGATGCGACCGCCGTGAAAGTCGACGATTCGCACTACTTCTTCTCGTTCCGCGTCCCCAAGGGCTCCGATCCCGGGGAGGAGGAAGAGGATGTTCTTAGCTACGGGTTAACGATCGCGTCGAAGGGGCAGAAGGAGCTTCTGAAGGAGCTTGACGCGGTTTTGGAGAGCTGTAGCTGCTTCTCCGTGCAGAGTGTTTCGGAGAATGCGAAGAAGAAAGGGGAGGCTCTGGATGGGAGCGTGGCGAAAGAAGTTTCGCCGAAAGATTTGAAGTcggggaagaagaaggagatgaTGGAGGAGCGGTGCGCTGCGTACTGGACGACATTAGCGCCCAATGTGGAGGATTATAGTGGAACTGCTGCGAGGATGATCGCTGCAGGATCTGGACATGTGGTTAAGGGGATCTTGTGGTGTGGGGATGTGACCATGGACAGGTTGGAATGGGGGAATAAGGTTATGAAAAAGAAGATCACTCCTGGTTCCAATGCTGAGGTTAGTCCTCAGACCTTGAAGCGGATTAAGAG GGTTAAGAGAGTTACTAAAATGACAGAAAAAGTAGCAAATGGTTTCCTCTCCGGGGTCGTGAAAGTGTCTGGATTTTTCACCGGTTCAGTGGTAAACTCAAAAGCTGGAAAGAAATTTTTCAGCTTTCTACCGGGGGAAGTTTTACTTGCATCGTTGGATGGATTCA GTAAAGTGTGTGATGCTGTTGAAGTGGCTGGAAAGAATGTTATGTCAACGTCATCGACTGTGACAACAGAGCTTGTGAATCACAG GTATGGAGAACAAGCAGCTGAAGCGACGAGTGAAGGCTTTACTGCTGCTGGCCATGCTTTGGGTACTGCCTGGGCTGCCTTTAAGATCAGGAAGGCTATCAACCCTAAGAGTGTTCTTAAACCTACAACCATCGCCAAAGCTGGTGCTAAAGCTGCAGCTTCTGAATTTAAGGCTAAAAGTTCCAAGTAA